ATGAGTTACAGAAACTTCTCCAGCCCCAGAGACACGTAGGATGTAAGGGCAACACACTGGTCTATATATAAGAGCAAAATGCTCTTCAAGTTATAGAAGTAAATCCAGAAGAGAAGGTGGCCAGAGCGGGAAGCTGGTGTGGGAAGACAGGCTCTCCGAGTACTGCTCCGGGTCTGCACTGTCCCTACACTCAGCTAGTGTGGCAGCTGGTGGTCAGGTGAGTGACACTTACCTTAGCCAGGCCTTTCAAGCTTCTGGAAGAAAGTATGGGCTTGAAAGCTTCCACGGTAATGAGGTCTAACGTCATCACCTCAGTGTAACACAAATACAGAATGGCAGGGATTTTCCACACCTGACAGTAACTGAGGACTGTGAACGAAGGAAAACCACTTAAGTTTTCtagaatatagttttaaaattaaccaCCATTAAATAATAAAGGCTGCTTTAAAAAGTCTTTGAATCAAGACATTTACCGCTCTACTAAATCAATTCTAAtggatattttctttcaaaaatcaaCTTATTTTCCtaataatcttttgcttttgcaaatattatctttattttgcattttctaaacATACTGCTCAATTTTAAGTAGTTAAAAGGTTGAAATTTCAGTCACTATAATAAACAAAGCAAGTTACATGTAACAAACGAATACCATGATGCATACTACTACCAAGCTAGTCCTACTCACTCTAATAAACTTAACAAGGGGGAAAAAACGTTTTTCCTTTATTCAATTTACTTAACAAAGAACAATTAGTAACATACAATAAAAGATACACTACTGAAAAGTAAATGGCAATCTATTTCTCAAGACAGCAAAATATAATTACAGtgataaaaatattaagcaaCACACATTAAAGTAACTATCAAACTTCACtttctattttgataattaaaatGTACTTTCCCAAATTTTCATACAATTTACAACTAACATTGGCTTGCATTCTGAGTTGCCAAAGACCAAAAAGAAACTAAAGCTGAGGCAGAGCAATTAAGCCATCTGAGCTGTTCTCATAAGTGtgtctagaaaattttaaaaacgcAAACCAAGTATACTAACAAGTACAGACACTGAGGATTAATAGCAATATATTGATTTTGATCGTCAAAAAATTAACCTCATAAAGATTTCTAATagtgaaaataataattagcAGTAAGATGAAATGTAAATATGAATTTTGGTATCACCTGCGGCAGGAAGATCATGGATGATGTTCGGCTGTTCTAGCAGTGAGCAACAAGCAGTGTCCTTGAAATTCTGTGTTTTTAGTGCTttcaggaaaggagaaggaaggctGCCAGTAGATTCTGAGGTTTTATAGTCAGTAACATGTCGACATGTGAGAATAGTTACCTGCATGTTCCTCCTTGGACAAGAGCCAAAAACCTGACacaaaattgatttaaaattaaacaagGGTAACTGTGTGAGGGAATGGAAACACTGCTCCAGCTACTCTCCCAGCAGTGCGGGCGGCAGCTGCACATCTGGCAGGGGCGCCCTGCGCCCTGAGTAACAGAACAGGCCTCCCTGCCCCAGCCTGGGTTTGCTCTCGGCACTCTGGTTGGCACTCCTCCTCATGGCACTTTCCTGTCCCTTAACTCAGGGCAGTATCACCTACTTAAGAGACCGATGTGTAGTAAACAACCATGAATGGACAATGCTGGAGCAGCTGCCACAGGACCACCACCTGAGCAAGCCGGCTCAAGAGCATATCCCACAGTCAGCCTGTCCCTCACCTACTCTCTATAACACCTGGAAAATGGCTCTTACTAAATTCACTTTTGAGTTACTAGAATTGGGGCGAGTTTCAAGGGCTCTAGAACTCAAAGTTCTCTTCCATGACTTGAAGAGAAGATCTAGTAGATCTACAAGAATCCTTCTACCTTCTAATAAAATCTATGGTGACACAAACAAGCAAgcaactattttttaaagaaaagagtagTTTTTATGTTACTatacttgtttaaaaatattctgtggggctggggatatagctcagttggtagactgcttgctttgcatgcacaaggccctgggttcgatccctagtaccacaaaaaataataataataaaaatattctgtgaaaAAAACAGCTTTTTCCATTAGTAATAAAAGAACTGAAGATTTTATATTAAGTGTTATAATTCATACAACTAATTTCATTATATCACAACTttgtaaataaatgcaaaaaaagtcAACACAATGTAAATTTGTTTCAAGGTACATCCtgtttaagaaaaataacattattcaCAGGCCCAATTTATTTCCCTTCATAGAATACTTAAAAGTCTGAGTCTAAAATACTTAAGAACTGTTTGATTATCAGGATGATTTGACCAAAATAACAAAGTAACCCAAAGAATacccctaaggaaaaaaaatttgttttagaaatgcataatttttatatttttttaaagtctagaaTGTTCATCTGTCACCGtgtaaaaattaagtatttttgaaataataatcaccctacataattaaaaaatataaataaaacactaaTTTCCTAATATTCTAAGCTCTGACCCTCTTACCCAGAAAGATACACATATGTACACTGAATATAAGATAGTTCACAGATCTTTTTAAACAACTTTTCTTCtaataaaatgcatttactaACTTAAAGCAAAAGCTTCTCTAAGTATGCCAGCtggtttaaagtaaaaaataaaattcttatttctatttaattttaatatcagtGTTAAATACACTGAGATTTAAGCTGAGATGTTGCTAAGAATTTCACCTAAAGACTGAAGGGCCtactttatttacaaatacaggtgaaaaaaagaaatgatgaatgacGAGGATGAAGACATCGCACTGACCCTCATCTGGTCATTACACCTGTACTGAAATATCACAGTGCAGCCCATTAATAAGTACTATTttgtatctattaaaaataaaaataagctgggtatggtggtgcacccctgcaACCCCAGTTACTCAACAATCTAAGGctagaggatggcaagttcaaggctagcctcaacaacctAGTGAAACCCCTGGCTccctagggctggagatgtaactcagtgatagagagttCCTAggttcttaaattaaaaaaagaaaaaaaaaaagaaaagaaaactaaccaCATGTGATAATAAacatttaagagagagagagagagagagagagagagagagagagagagcgcacacactcctaggttcaattctcagcatcatgtAAAGATACATGCTGTGTATGGCggcctatgcctgtaatcccagcagcatggagactgagacatgaggatcacgagttcaaagttagcctcagcaactaagcgaggccctaagcaacttagcaatattttgtctctaaatgaaatataaaaaaggggtggggagaggctggggttgtggctcagtggtagagcgcttgcctggcatgtgtgaggcactgggtttgattctcagcacataaaaatgaataaaggtctaccaacaactaataaaatatttaaaaagaaagaagtggggaggctggggatgtggctcagtggtaaagcacccttgggttcaatccctggtacataaaataaataaacagataaagatatatatatgaaaaatatatatatattttgagcaTTCCTAAatccaaaaatctaaaatctgaaatgcttcaaaatccAAAAACTTTTTTGAGCACCTACataaaataagaggaaaattctACACCAAGAATTTGTTTCATATTGAAAGTTATAAAAAACACTGTATAGTTATCTTCAGACTATGCATATAAGATGTATTTGAAacattaataaatatgtgtttagACCTGAATTCCCCTCCCTTCTGTCCCAAACATTTGAGACAAGGGTATTCAGACTATAAAACGTAATTGCCAAAAATTATGGTTTCCTCTAAAATTTCTAGATGAGTTCAACTCTTCACTCAAAAACTATGTGCACAATTTTCCAGCAAAATGAAGACAAATTTATTCACTTCTAATGCTtgaaaaatagatcatatttgaGCCTAGagagttttttatttgagaaaatacacacaaaatccTTTCCtgcataattttaaatgaaaagacaCTGACCCTTAAAAAACAGCAACTTCTATAGTCTAAAAATTCACAGGTCTCATTCTCTCTTACCTTTTCCAGCCACTGATACTGCTGATCTTCAGCAACATAGCAACTACACTGACAgacaaaaacctgaaaaataaaattcaaagttttttttcaagataaataaattttatacacaCCCAAACTGCCACCATATACATATCATGTGAATACCAACGGAACACTGCTGTACTCTGGATGTGGAATGTCTGCGAAAGACCCATGTGTTTCCTAAAGTTTCTACATCTGCCaaactgggaggtggtggaaacctgAAGAGAGGGGCGCCTAGTAGGAGATCTTCAGGTCATGGGGGTAGCCTTGAAGGTGACACTTGATCTTCCCCctcttctcttttgcttcctggtcatGAGGTAAGCCGCTTTGCTATGCCTGGTGCTCCTACCATGATGTACTGTCCCCCAATCAGAGGTCTCAAAGCAACGTGTCTGTGTGATCATgtactggaacctccaaaacccCCGCTGATAGATCTCACAtgtttgttacagtgacagaaagaaaacacaaacactTATCTTCCTGACTATACTACTAGCCCATTTACTTCTCTTAAATTTAATAAGAGCTAAGCCATTACTGATAACTGGTATCAGAATAAAGAATGCATTTAGAGAGCAGTTCAGTGACATGCCTGTTAGATTCTGGGGTACACTAACAGCAAAGACTCTGAGATGCTTAAATAACTAACTTTTAAACATACAAGTTAAGTCCCACATACCAAGGGATTTGATTTTAGGtgataaaacacacaaaaagactCTGAAGGGGACAGGTGTGTGGTGTCCACTGTTCTACACCATTCATTCCAGAGTTTGGCACAACCAACTTCTTCCCAGACACCTGAATTCATAACAAACGATGACAAAAATGCTGTAAGAGAACAATTCACACAAGTTAGTGCTTAGCCCTGCATGCTGTATTCTCTATTCAATAAAAAGCTGAAATTACTCTAGAATTTGAGAGCTGAAAAAGTCCTTAAGATCATCTAATGCCACCAATCTGCAGGAGGCAGCCAGGGCTTCACGAAAGGCCATACTGAGTAAGACAAGACTACAGCCAGGAAGGGACAAGACAGGCTTACAGACAGACTCCCAGGGTAACACTCCCCTAAAAATGTGAGACCAGAACTTCATATAATGAGTCAGAGTCACTTACTATGTACTTAGTATGCTCTGTAAGTCCCAGGGATGCATTATATGGCAAGGGATCTTAATGGGGTTCCCAAATGTTCCCAATACCTGTAACTCCCCTAAAATTATAAAGATCTTTGTGTACAGGTCTTGTACAGACATTGTTCTAGATGAACTTTACACTTTTCTACCTTTAACTCACCAAGTGAATCAACACAAAGACATTGGAACTTAATTGCTCAAAAGAGCTAGTGATCACTGTTATTTTTGGAGTTCTCATTATGTTTTCAAAAGCCTATTAACTCAAAAACATTTAAGTAAACCTGGCTACAACACACCAGAAACAGTTCCTTGAGCTTTAAGTTCCTGAAGAcacaaatatttcctttaaatcttattttttatttccatttttagaagATAGTACACATGAACAGGTGATGTATTTATCCCCTCTCAGAAACAAAGTTACTCTACCAagacttttctcttttaagtaaCCAACCTTTGAAGTCTTTTAGAATGGAAAGAAGtaactttgtattttttctttcaacaaaacCTCTAGTCTTCTGCATTTTTCACTTACCTACTGCATTATTTCCTATAGCAATTATAAACTTGGAACAAGGATATTTTTCTAGCAGAGAAACTTCCAGAGATGTTTTTGTCTGTCTTCGAAGAAGCCGCACCTCCCTAACACAAGAAACAAGATGAAACCAAAACAGCTTAAACACAGTCAGTATTCTACTTTGAAAAAACAACATTATATGTATGATTGAAGTACCTTTACTAATCGGTAAAAGTGACACTTGCATTCTATAAAGAATATAATTAGAATCCTAAAGAAAGAGCAGATTCAGGCACTGATAATCAACAAAACTACTGCAAGCAAGCTTCATGTCCATCTGACCCCCTGTTCAATCTTAGCATCCCTAAAAGTGAAAAAAACTGGGCAGTATGCAACAAGAAACAGTACCACAGCACCACTTCAAAGCTCTCTCGCTAAAGAATGTCAATCTATCTGATCCAAGTTCCAAAATTAACATTCTTTTGCAGGAGATGCAGGTGATGAGCACACGTGTGAAATGCCTCCAGGAGGAGCAACCAGACAAATCCAGAGCTCTCTACAGGAGTAAAAGGGAAGGTGAACCGCTCCAAATGAAATGAGCCCTCTAAGTGTAAGGCGCGGACCTGGTCAGGAGACCGATGTACCCAAACCCACCGGAAGATCTCAGTCTGACCGAACTAGGTGTACGAGACGATATGGAACACCACTACGACTGCAGACTATGAGAGACCTAAATCGTATTTTGAGACGCATTCTGCAGGGTGCAGGCCGTACCGGGGCCGTGCTCCGGGGGCGGCAGGAGGGGAAGTCTCCGTGGGCGCTGAGCTGACCTGAGTGCGGGCTCCGGGGTCCTTCACGTTCGCCCATCTCGTGGGGGATAATGGTTGAAAAGAGCGCGCACCTGCCACCCACGCAAGGCCGGCTGGATCGCGGGAGGAGGAGAGCCCCCGGGGCGCGCGCAGGCTCGCCGGGCCGGGTAGCGGCCCCTCGCGGCGCGGGCCAGCGCGCTCCCCACCCCCGCGCCGCCCGTGCCGACGCCTCACCTCTTCCGCGCCAGCTGCCGCCGGACCTCCCGGTCCTCGGGGGTCTCCCTCCGtcccgcctcctcctcctcctcctcctcctccgtccCGGCTCGGCACGGCGCCTTCACCACCTCTCCAAAGAAAGTGGCTGCCATGGCCTCCAAGGGACCGACCGCCCGCACAACCGCGGCGCCGCGGGACGGCGCACGCGCACCTCCGCGCGACCACGCCCCCCGCACTGCTCTACGCGTGGGCACACCCCTTGCGCGGCGGCCCCCCTCCCCGCTCAGCCACGCCTTCGTACCGCCCGGCACGTAGCCACGCCCCCTGTACCGCCCACGCGCACCACTCAGTACCCGCAGGCCCCGGAAGCCCCGAGCGTTTTCCTTCCGCTGCCTTAGCCCCGCGGGGAGACCGAGACTCTGGAGGATGGCGGGCTAGAGGGGCAGGAAGTGAGCCCGTCGGCGGAGCCCGCGGAGGGTCTCCGGTCACACAGGTAACGGTCCCGTCCTCTGCGGGAAGTGCTTCAGCAAGATCCTAGCCCGCATGCTTttccttcctccagggccttcccCTTGCCCTCCAGTAAGCGCGGTGGAGCGGAACGGCTTACTGAGCTGTTCCGCACCTGGTCGCCCCGGCGGGCAGCGGGCGGCGGGCAGGAAGAAATACAGTGCTTCGTCGTGTTGTACAAACGGGACCTTTACTCTGGCTTAG
This window of the Ictidomys tridecemlineatus isolate mIctTri1 chromosome 3, mIctTri1.hap1, whole genome shotgun sequence genome carries:
- the Psmg1 gene encoding proteasome assembly chaperone 1 isoform X1 — translated: MAATFFGEVVKAPCRAGTEEEEEEEEAGRRETPEDREVRRQLARKREVRLLRRQTKTSLEVSLLEKYPCSKFIIAIGNNAVAFLSSFVMNSGVWEEVGCAKLWNEWCRTVDTTHLSPSESFCVFYHLKSNPLVFVCQCSCYVAEDQQYQWLEKVFGSCPRRNMQVTILTCRHVTDYKTSESTGSLPSPFLKALKTQNFKDTACCSLLEQPNIIHDLPAAVLSYCQVWKIPAILYLCYTEVMTLDLITVEAFKPILSSRSLKGLAKNIPQGTEILKKLMTTNEIQSNIYT
- the Psmg1 gene encoding proteasome assembly chaperone 1 isoform X3: MNSGVWEEVGCAKLWNEWCRTVDTTHLSPSESFCVFYHLKSNPLVFVCQCSCYVAEDQQYQWLEKVFGSCPRRNMQVTILTCRHVTDYKTSESTGSLPSPFLKALKTQNFKDTACCSLLEQPNIIHDLPAAVLSYCQVWKIPAILYLCYTEVMTLDLITVEAFKPILSSRSLKGLAKNIPQGTEILKKLMTTNEIQSNIYT
- the Psmg1 gene encoding proteasome assembly chaperone 1 isoform X2; translated protein: MAATFFGEVVKAPCRAGTEEEEEEEEAGRRETPEDREVRRQLARKREVRLLRRQTKTSLEVSLLEKYPCSKFIIAIGNNAVGVWEEVGCAKLWNEWCRTVDTTHLSPSESFCVFYHLKSNPLVFVCQCSCYVAEDQQYQWLEKVFGSCPRRNMQVTILTCRHVTDYKTSESTGSLPSPFLKALKTQNFKDTACCSLLEQPNIIHDLPAAVLSYCQVWKIPAILYLCYTEVMTLDLITVEAFKPILSSRSLKGLAKNIPQGTEILKKLMTTNEIQSNIYT